Within Vicia villosa cultivar HV-30 ecotype Madison, WI linkage group LG1, Vvil1.0, whole genome shotgun sequence, the genomic segment AAGATTGTTCGTCTTCCTAAGTGTACAACTACACTTTGAGCTATCTGAACCTGTTTTATCTACTCGCTTGActtcatgaaaaataaaattcaatcacGCTCGAGATATGTTGCCAACCAACTGTGAATAAAGGATGTTGTCTTTAAATCAGTGTTCTAACCCAATAATGCTCCGACCCAAATatgtttgtatctcattatgttGGTTTTAAAGCATTTGGTTCACGATGTCCCAATCTCGACAGAAATCACCTTTACTGTTTTCCAACCAACTATTTACTATAGCATGTACAAATTCAACTCTGTTAGTTGTTGTATTACTAAAATGTCTAATCTGGTTAGTccatgaacaaactatcttctctTTCGCTAGTACTCTCAACATATTTCAAAAAAACTAGATATCTTGCACCCCTCTTAAATGTGCTATATATTCGACATGCAACTCTTCCGTGAAAGAATTTACTATAACATTCAAGATATCCATTATATTTTCCAACACCACACTAGGTTTAACCATTTTTTCATCTTCTCCCTTGATATGTTTGGTGTCTACCGCAGGTTTTAGTCGACTTCTCACAGATTTTAAATTCTTTTGCTCCCTTTGATGtgataaaaatataagaataaagtTTTAGTGCTGAAAAATTGATTAAGAATGGAATCATTTTTTTAAGGGTTTTGAGAGTGTTTTATTAAGTCCCGCATGGCATTTCCTGATATACCTATCTAAAATTTGATTGGGTCATCAATAAGGGAGAAACATTCACATTAGATCAAACACTCACCTAAAAATCAAAGAGTCACCCAAACAAGTGAGAGAGAGAAACCACATACTCACCaaaaactttaaggtgataggtgtatgtgtactctcacttataaagtattTAACCTCCATTTTTTCAAACAATGTGGAACTTAGAACCCACACTTGTTTTTCAACAGAATTATCACTTAGTTATTAAATAAATCAACCCTGTAAATAAAAATACCATAAATAAGTACATGAGGGTTTTACGAAATGCATCTTAGAATACATTTTAGAAAATATAGGGAGATTCATCTCTAAAATAAATTGTCAAAAATGGTACGGTTGACTTAAATATAATGACTGAGTAATATAAGATGCGTCAAAAAATATatcttcaaataataataataatgacatttttatatttttaaaagtatAGGACGTTCTCTATAGAGTGAGACAAGTATTTTTCAATAAATATAAGAGAATTTCTCATTGCACCCATATACCTTCTCACAGACCCGCGGTGAAAATCCTTAAATACCCctttaattcggatatgcatatgcgaattcacttttttttttaaaaagtgacTTCGCATATGAACATCCAAAGTCACCTTTTGTTAAGAAGGTGAATtcatatatgcatatccaaaatagtTTGGGTTATTTCACAAAACGCTAACAGCCGCCCCCATTATTTACAAACGCAAAATTTTCTCTTCAAACACCAAAATTTCACTTCAATCCCATTTTTATCAAGTTCCATTCAAGCAATCCTACTCCACAAGTTCCATTTAAGCACTCCTACAATCTCAAAGCCCATTTCAAGTTCTACTCAAAGCTCCAAATATTTGTGAGTTTCCTATACTTTCTATCTCTAGCTCATAGTTGTTTTGGAGATGTTTAGGGTTGTTAGAATTTAGATTAATGTGTAGGTTGATGTTGGTGATGTTCAATGTTAGTGTTTAgataaaaaaattggattttggatGAGTTAGGGAAATAAATGGAAGTTGAACAACAATGGTTGTGCGCATATTATTTCCGAAGTGCATATCTGAAATCCCCCTAAACCAGTTTCAGATATGCACTTGCAAAATATCCtctgagttgtttttttttttaattttcaaatatgTTTCATACTCTTACCATTAGCTTTGTTTTCAGGAAAATGGTTGACAACCATGCACCGACCGATCGACTTAGACAATGGAGGCCAACCCAGACAGCCTCAGCTCGACAGGAGATAGCCGCATAACAAGCTTTGACTCGGGGACAACGTCGAGTCCAAGTCCAAATGGATGAGGCGCCTATAGTATCCTCATATGCATCGAGGAGTTGGCTGTCTCGGGCGTATTTCTCTCTTGAGGTTAGTCGGGAGGAGGAGGAAGAGGTACATGAGGAGGAGGATGTACCTGAGGTTCACCCTGAGCACGACGATGATCTCAGGACAATGCCCAGGACACACAAGATGGTGGCAtgtgtaacatcctatttttattatcattttaattaattaggattatttgataattggcatttgtttatgtgtttatttaattgttgttcgaataataattatttgattttgtggtaatGTGTTATTTACCTAATTAATGAGTGGTGGAATTTTATTTGGAATTAGCTATATGGgcctagttgagtgagaaagagtattaggtgggttaagcccaatgaaataatgagagttagaaggtaATTTgggagttaacctaaattagatagaaagatagaaagatagaaagaaaaggagagaagagaaaagaggcaaaagagtggAAGAgacaagagaagaggattgtgagattcttgaagttaggaggagaaattcaagaggtaagggtttgaatacaagttcttataggttatatgattgggtaatgtgttttgttgtgattatctcttcatctttgcaatttcatggaaaaaCATAGAAAGGTTAGGTTTTTATGAACATATGCATAAATTGATGGATTGAAATGTGCTTAGTTGATGTTTGGTGTTagtatgatgttataagacccataatatgtgttgtctTTGTGTGTATATCATGTATTCTGTGGTTGTTCGAAATATGCAAAGTTTGCCAACATGATTGGGTTAAGTTTGGGGAATTTTGAGtgagtttcgtatgctgtttttgggttttggggtttctgaaaatcgccagttcgcgccgcgaaccactgttcgagccgcgaactgcttggcagaaagtttggGATTTTTGAACTTGCTCAGCTCGCGCCGCGATCCCCTGTGCGCGCCGCGAAAGGCTTGGCAGAACCAAGGAacatttgattcactcagttcgcgccgcgaactacttttggcgccgcgaaccctgttttacagcatctttttctaaactttgaaaggccataacttttaatccaaaactccgttttatgtgccgttcgaagcgttagaaggCTATtgtgatattctatatgatagtataggatcTAATTGCACATGATTGATAAATTGTGACGTTATCACATGGAATGATGTATGATTATCTTATGTGTAATATGTTAGTATATGATGTATATCCATTGTTGGAACACTATGTGTAGATGTAAACATGATGTGCGTGATTGGATATGTGATGggtgttatgccttgttgaatgtgttaattgtgttgtgaatgttgtgtacaattggtgaataattcatagagttggattatggtgTTATGCGGTGAGTTAAGATTgacgagataatcttaattgcataatttgttggtatttgtacatacattcatagcatggtcggctttattgtggaagcggtgaaacttgggttcacatggtaagagacgttgatccttaattggaaataggcgtagaagacgtgatccttaattggaaataggcgtattggctttgatcttgtccggatcggaagcgtggcttggattctaaacattgaatcggaaagcggtgaagcattggattcacattgggtaccacatgcattgagtcacattgttgcatttcgagtcacattgtgtgttatgtgattgccttgtatacatgtgatttgttttggaataatgattaatatgtgatatgtgaattgcctacttgagaagtgtgatgaatagtgaaatgtatgcttgtttatgtttacatttcccattattatgttttctataagaagttgaattctcacccttctgtttgaatgttatccttcgttggtaacgtgcaggttccgacgagtagtagcttgtccgaggaattagccgaggagctcctgagttttgTTATTGggttaggtagcgagtcatatgctctgatcatgtaacacttggggggattttattatagtcttatgcttatgtttggatattgctatttactatgttttgttggatattcggatatatttgtttgagatctcggatatgttgtttaaggctgTGTAGCCAAAATTGTGGATTGGatgttaattcgaatttggtggatgaatatagtatgggatatattcattgaagttttaatagcaattcaattgtttttccgcaagcgtttatgcatatgtatggaagtatgagatttacattgtgttacaaatatgatctttgcatattaagaatgttggatgttttgctttaggttttcattgtgatgaaaataacatgtgacgcccttttcctttatgcatgcttactctgtgtgattgtatgatatatttggggttagaaaaggggtgttacattagtggtatcagagcatggtcgaccagttggtcaaagtcgttaatgtctttaattccgttgtattagatttgtgtatctgacacgatcgatactgtttcgtttgttttgggttgttggttgtcgtaggacgatggttgctggaaggaacgatgatgccattgctgaagcattgaggatgttggctggatctcttggtcagattcctcaagctaatgctggaaatcggaacggtgatgatgatgagtaccgtgctttggggaagttccagaggaacaatcctcctacatttgagggtgagcatgaaccggataaagctcaagcttggttgaaggcgattgagaagatttttcgggtcatgaattgcaccgatgctcagagagtgcagtttggtactcacatgctggaaaaggaagctgaagATTGGTGGGGCAATATGGCTCAGAGATTTGATGAGGAGGGTACTCAAattacttgggatcttttccgcgatgcatttttggaaaactattttccagaagattgccgtggaaagaaagaagtggaattccttgagttgaagcaaggaaatggtactgttgctgtatatgctgctagatttcaagagcttatcaagtattgtcctcactacaatactatgaatgctgagagatctaagtgtttgaagtttgtgaatggtttgaggCATGACATCAAGAAGGCGATTGGTTACCAACAAATTACTCGTTTTAcggagttggttaacaagagtcgtatctatgatgaggatagtagggagagtgcttctcactacaagacTATGAATGAGAAGAAAGGTCAATTCCGTGGGAAACCATATGATGATAAGAAGAAACAatttggttttggcaagaagtcaagtgggggaggaacttctactcctcttaagtgcttcaaatgtggtaGTGAAGGTCATCGTGCTGTTGATTGTGGTAAGGATTCTGTgacatgcttcaagtgtggcaagattggtcacaaggcaaacaagtgtggagttggttcgagtgtgacttgttacaattgtggggagcaaggtcacattagcaccaaatgtgataagccaaagaaggaacaagcgaaagggaaagtgtttgcattgtctggagCGGAGGCTTCcaccgatgataggctaatccaaggtacgtgcttcattaatggtacacctttgattgctattattgataccggtgcgacacattctttcatttctttggattgtgctaagagattgaatcttgtgttatctgatatgcgtagaagtatggttattgatacacctgttatgggttctgtttctacttcttttgtgtgcttgaattgtcctttgagtatttttggtagagattttgggattgatttggtttgtcttccgttagagcaacttgatgtgattttgggtatgaattggttagaatttaatcgtgtgtatatcaactgttttgacaagacggttatctttcctgagattagtgttaaggaagatttgtttttgtctgcgaagcaagttggtgaatctgttcaagatggggctgagttgtttatgttattggcaaccttagatgtgcatgaGAAGAGAACCATTGATGAATTGCCgatagtttgtgattttgcggaggtatttcctgaagatgtaagcgatttaccgccggaacgtgaagttgagttttcgattgatttagttcctggaactagtcctgtatcgatggctccatataggatgtctgcttctgagttgaaagagttgaagagtcaacttgaggatttgttggaaaagaagtttattcgtcctagtgtatcgccgtggggtgcacctgttttgttggttaagaagaaggaaggttctatgagactttgtgttgattataggcaattgaacaaagtaacgattaagaacaagtatccacttccaaggattgatgatttgatggatcagttggttggagcttgtgtgtttagcaagattgatttgaggtctgggtatcatcagattcgtgtgaaggcggaggatattcagaagactgcttttaggacaaggtatggtcattatgagtattctgttatgccgtttggtgtgactaatgcacctggtgtattcatggagtatatgaataggatttttcatgattatctggatcagtttgtggttgtgttcattgatgatattttgatctattccaagagtgaagatgatcatgctgagcatttgagaattgtatTATCAGTGTTGAAGGAGAagaggttgtttgctaagctttctaaatgcgaattttggttaaaggaggtgagttttcttggccatgtaatctctagtggaggtatttctgttgacccgtcaaagattgaagctatatctcaatgggaagctcctaagtctgtttctgagattagaagttttcttggtttggctggttattataggaagttcattgaaggattttctaagttatctttgccgttgacgttgttgactagaaaaggacaagctttcatttggacttcgcaatgtgaatcgaattttcaagagcttaagagaaggttgacttctgctcctattttaattttgccggatccgtttgaaccgtttgtggtgtattgtgatgcttcattgttgggtttgggaggtgttttgatgcaaaaagggcaagtggtagcttatgcttcaaggcaacttaaagttcatgagaggaattatccgacacatgatttagagttagccgccgttgtgtttgtgttgaaactttggaggcattatttgtttggttcaaggtttgatgttttcagtgatcacaagagtttaaagtatttgtttgaccagaaggagttgaatatgaggcaacgaagatggttggaattcttgaaggattatgattttagtttgaactaccatcctggaaaagctaatgttgtagccgatgcattgagtaggaaatcattacatatgtctatgttgatgattcgagaattggaattgttggagcaatttagggatttgagtttggtttgtgaagcgacgacTACGTGTGTCAAGCTTGGTATGTTAAAGCTTAcgagtggtattttggatgagattagagaaggtcagaaatcggatttaaaattggttgacattattacattgattaaccaaggtaaaggcggtgattTTCGGATCGACGAGAATGGCATtgtgagatgtcgtgatcgagtttgtattccggatgttatggatttgagaaagagaattcttgaggaagggcatagaagtggtttgagtattcatcccggtgctactaaaatgtatcaagacttgaggaaaatgttttggtggcaaggtatgaagaaggatatagcggagtttgtttattcgtgtttgacttgtcaaaagtcgaagattgaacatcaaaagccgtctggtttgatgcaaccgttatctattcccgagtggaagtgggatagtatctccatggattttgtttcgggtttgccaaggacatcgaataattgtgaggcaatttgggtcgttgtggatagattgacgaaatgtgctcattttattccgatgaggatggactattcgatggaaagacttgctaggTTATACATTGAGAGGATTgtgtgtttacatggtattccgtcaagtatcgtttcggatagagatccaaggttcacttctagattttgggagggtttgcaaagtgctttggttacgaagttgcgtttgagttcggcgtatcatccgcaaactgatggtcaatcggagaggactattcagtcgcttgaagatcttttgaggtcttgtgttttggaacaaggaggaaattgggatagtttcttacctttggttgagtttacgtataacaacagtttccattcgagtattggaatggcaccttttgaggctctttatggtagaaggtgtagaactcctttgtgttggtatgaatcgggagagagtgctgtggttggacccgagttgattcaagagactacggataagattaagatgattcaagagaagatgaagatttctcaaagtcgtcagaagagttaccatgataagaggaggaaggctcttgagtttgagaaggatgatcatgtgtttcttcgagttacgccaataacgggtgttggtagagcattgaagtcgcgtaagttgacgccgcgtttcattggtccttatcaaatttcggagagagtaggtgaagtggcatatcgggttgcattgccaccgtctctttctaatcttcatgatgtgttccatgtgtctcaattgaggaggtacattccggatccatcgcatgttgttcaactagatgatgttcaagtgagggataatttgacggttgatacatcacctatgcgaatcgaagatcgagaggtgaagaagcttcgtggtaaagagattgctttggtgaaagtgatatggggtggagtcgccgatggtaatatcacttgggaactcgaggataagatgaaggaatcatatccggagttgtttgtttgaggtaattttcgaggccgaaaatcttttaagtgggggagagttgtaacatcctatttttattatcattttaattaattaggattatttgataattggcatttgtttatgtgtttatttaattgttgttcgaataataattatttgattttgtggtaatGTGTTATTTACCTAATTAATGAGTGGTGGAATTTTATTTGGAATTAGCTATATGGgcctagttgagtgagaaagagtattaggtgggttaagcccaatgaaataatgagagttagaaggtaATTTgggagttaacctaaattagatagaaagatagaaagatagaaagatagaaagaaaaggagagaagagaaaagaggcaaaagagtggAAGAgacaagagaagaggattgtgagattcttgaagttaggaggagaaattcaagaggtaagggtttgaatacaagttcttataggttatatgattgggtaatgtgttttgttgtgattatctcttcatctttgcaatttcatggaaaaaCATAGAAAGGTTAGGTTTTTATGAACATATGCATAAATTGATGGATTGAAATGTGCTTAGTTGATGTTTGGTGTTagtatgatgttataagacccataatatgtgttgtctTTGTGTGTATATCATGTATTCTGTGGTTGTTCGAAATATGCAAAGTTTGCCAACATGATTGGGTTAAGTTTGGGGAATTTTGAGtgagtttcgtatgctgtttttgggttttggggtttctgaaaatcgccagttcgcgccgcgaaccactgttcgagccgcgaactgcttggcagaaagtttggGATTTTTGAACTTGCTCAGCTCGCGCCGCGATCCCCTGTGCGCGCCGCGAAAGGCTTGGCAGAACCAAGGAacatttgattcactcagttcgcgccgcgaactacttttggcgccgcgaaccctgttttacagcatctttttctaaactttgaaaggccataacttttaatccaaaactccgttttatgtgccgttcgaagcgttagaaggCTATtgtgatattctatatgatagtataggatcTAATTGCACATGATTGATAAATTGTGACGTTATCACATGGAATGATGTATGATTATCTTATGTGTAATATGTTAGTATATGATGTATATCCATTGTTGGAACACTATGTGTAGATGTAAACATGATGTGCGTGATTGGATATGTGATGggtgttatgccttgttgaatgtgttaattgtgttgtgaatgttgtgtacaattggtgaataattcatagagttggattatggtgTTATGCGGTGAGTTAAGATTgacgagataatcttaattgcataatttgttggtatttgtacatacattcatagcatggtcggctttattgtggaagcggtgaaacttgggttcacatggtaagagacgttgatccttaattggaaataggcgtagaagacgtgatccttaattggaaataggcgtattggctttgatcttgtccggatcggaagcgtggcttggattctaaacattgaatcggaaagcggtgaagcattggattcacattgggtaccacatgcattgagtcacattgttgcatttcgagtcacattgtgtgttatgtgattgccttgtatacatgtgatttgttttggaataatgattaatatgtgatatgtgaattg encodes:
- the LOC131597093 gene encoding uncharacterized protein LOC131597093 yields the protein MDEAPIVSSYASRSWLSRAYFSLEVSREEEEEVHEEEDVPEVHPEHDDDLRTMPRTHKMVACCFKCGSEGHRAVDCGKDSVTCFKCGKIGHKANKCGVGSSVTCYNCGEQGHISTKCDKPKKEQAKGKVFALSGAEASTDDRLIQGTCFINGTPLIAIIDTGATHSFISLDCAKRLNLVLSDMRRSMVIDTPVMGSVSTSFVCLNCPLSIFGRDFGIDLVCLPLEQLDVILGMNWLEFNRVYINCFDKTVIFPEISVKEDLFLSAKQVGESVQDGAELFMLLATLDVHEKRTIDELPIVCDFAEVFPEDVSDLPPEREVEFSIDLVPGTSPVSMAPYRMSASELKELKSQLEDLLEKKFIRPSVSP